In the Longimicrobiaceae bacterium genome, one interval contains:
- a CDS encoding BrnA antitoxin family protein: MPSYKRDELPEGRTDWARVRSMPDEEKQAIAESDTDNPLWTREAFEEAELVLPGGHNQVYVSMRVDQEVLDAFRAAGPGYQTRMSDVLRSWVRGELRPVERHDRVERLPDSAHGR; encoded by the coding sequence ATGCCGAGTTACAAGCGAGATGAGCTGCCGGAGGGGCGCACCGACTGGGCTCGTGTCCGCTCCATGCCGGACGAGGAGAAGCAGGCGATCGCGGAGTCGGACACGGACAACCCCCTCTGGACGCGCGAAGCGTTCGAGGAGGCGGAGCTGGTTCTGCCTGGAGGACACAACCAGGTCTACGTCTCCATGCGAGTGGACCAGGAGGTGCTGGATGCCTTCAGGGCGGCTGGGCCGGGCTACCAGACCCGCATGAGCGACGTTCTGCGTAGCTGGGTGCGCGGGGAGCTGCGGCCCGTGGAGCGGCACGATCGCGTCGAGCGCCTCCCCGACAGCGCACACGGCAGATGA